A section of the Pseudorasbora parva isolate DD20220531a chromosome 2, ASM2467924v1, whole genome shotgun sequence genome encodes:
- the LOC137094114 gene encoding mitochondrial ribosome and complex I assembly factor AltMIEF1-like, which translates to MGGWSRSAVLQLYRALLRAGQHLQYTDRDYYRRAVAREFRRCQTLSAPAEREDALKRGQFFLNSRLGGLV; encoded by the coding sequence ATGGGCGGCTGGTCCCGCAGTGCTGTGCTGCAGCTGTACCGAGCTCTGCTCCGTGCTGGTCAACACCTTCAGTACACCGACCGCGATTACTACCGGCGCGCAGTGGCCCGAGAGTTCAGGCGCTGTCAGACCCTCAGCGCCCCAGCAGAGAGGGAGGACGCGCTGAAGAGAGGCCAGTTCTTCCTCAACAGCAGGCTGGGTGGCTTGGTGTAG